The genomic window CGACAACCGCATCGCTACGCAATGCAAAAAATCCTGCCCCGGCTAGCCCTTTTTTCAACTTTCCATCCTTACTTCGTGTTCCTTCAGGAAATAACCCGAGTACATGTTTCTCTTTTAATAAAGCTAATCCTGTTCGCAACGCTTCGCGATCACCCATTCCGCGACGAACGGGAAACGCATGTAGGCGAGAGACGAGTTGTTTAACAATAGGGGTGCGAAACAGTTCTTCTTTTGCCATAAAATGAACCGGGCGCGGACATGTAATACCAACAACCGGCGGATCTAAGTTGCTAATATGATTCGCACAAATGATAACCGCACCTTCTTTTGGAATATGTTCGACTCCACTAACTTCAATACGATAAAGTGGAGTAAGCACTTGTTTCACAAGCGCGCGGGCAAACGTGTAAAAACTCACTACCCCTTCACCCTTTCTTGGACAATGCGCATAATGCGATCAACAACTTCATCAATGGATAGCGATGTTGTATCAATTTCAATAGCGTCTTCTGCTTTTTTTAACGGAGCGACGCTACGTTCAGAGTCAATTCGATCACGCTGAGCAATTTCTTCTTTGAGTTGCTCTAAATTAGAAGGGATGCCACGTGCCACGTTTTCTTCATGACGACGTTTTGCCCGTTCTTCCACAGAAGCGAGCAAAAAAATTTTTACTTCAGCGTGTGGCAACACGTGCGTACCAATATCGCGACCGTCCATCACAACACCGCCATGCTGCCCTAGCTCACGTTGGCGTTTCACCATTTCTTCTCGCACTGCCGGATGTTTAGCGACATACGATACGTTGTTTGTCACATCGTTTTTTCGAATGGCCTCCGTTACATCTTCACCGTTTGCCAATACAAGCTGTCCGATTGGAGACGGCTTTAATTCAATATATGTATCATGAAGGACGTTCATTAATTGTTTTTCATTATGAACATCTACTCCGCGCTGAAGAGCGCAATATGTTAAGGCGCGATACATCGCTCCTGTATCAATATAAACGTAAGATAATGCTTCAGCTAACCGTTTCGCGACCGTGCTTTTTCCAGCAGCTGCCGGTCCGTCAATCGCGATCGAAATTTTCTTTTCCATACTGCCTCCTATACATCGTTTTGTTTTCAACAAAAAAGCAGGAACACTCCTGCTTCTTATATTGTATCATACCGTTTATCGTTGGTCGAATGTTTCAATCGTTTTCGTAGCGGAATTTTTCATTACCCCTTCGTAACGAATGACTTTCACAATATAAGGAGCAATGGACGAATAAGAAACGACAAACTGAGCAATAAATAAAAAAATAAATTGAATGATCGCTAGCTTCCATAACATTCGTTCAATCTTCTTCATTCGTTTCTCCCTCGCTAATTTTTTTATTTTTATTATGGGAGAAAACGGCTATATTTATGCGTCCAACTGTTCTTTTTTCCTCGTTTTCAGCTGTTTTTCAAAGCTGTAACGAATCAATGTCAGACGATCTACATCGTTCACTTCCAAAAATTCTAAAGAGGCTTTTAAAACATTTTCTTCAAAAATGCGAACAACGCGCGCAGGAAAATGTAAATAGTGATAATCTCCTGAACGCATATGGAGCACGAGCCAAATGTCAATCGTCATCCCATGTTTTACTCCTGTTTCATTGTTTGGCAATACAATGGCTGCACCACCCGCACTGATATCACTTGTAACGGTCGTAAACGGGGCGAATTCGTCATTGAGCGGATGAACAGCAACATCTACAATCGCATCGACACGTAAAAACTGACGACGTTGAATACGAATAAGATGCTCATCTCCAGGATATGACAAAATAAGAAGCGGAATATTGCGCTTTGTTCGACCTAACACTTCTGCTTCAAACGCATAAACCGCTTCATCTTCCCCGACAAAACTTACTTTTAATTGCGTTCCGTCGAGCAAAAATGCAGTGCGATTCGTGCTCATATCAATCGGATAATCAATATAAATTTTCCCATTTCCCATTTCTGCCACTTTACATTTATAATTTTCTATTTTTTCACTATATTTCGGTTCAAGCATTAACGGCACTCCAATTTTAATCAACGTATAAACCTCCCTCGCTAAAAACAGTTCTTTCTTTATTGAAAAATACACCTCATAGCATTTTCAATTTGACAATAACATGATACCATCAAAATGAAAAGAAAAGAATTGGGAACGAGGAAAAAATGATGTGGGCTATTATTTCTGCAGGGATTGCTCCCGGATTAGCGCTGCTCAGTTATTTTTATTTAAAAGATGAATACGAAACGGAACCGTTATCACTCGTTTTGCGCATGTTTTTATACGGTACGTTTTTAGTGTTTCCACTCATGTTTATTCAACACGTGTTAAAAGTTGAGCATATGCTCCCCAACGCCTTTGTTGAAGCGTTTTTGTCAACAAGTTTGCTAGAAGAGTTTTTTAAATGGTTTGTGTTTTACTATGCGATTTATGACCATCGGGAATTTAACGAACCATATGACGGCATCGTTTACGGAGTAAGTGTATCGCTCGGATTTGCTACGCTTGAAAACATTTTATATTTATTTGCAAATGGTGTTGAATTTGCGGTTACTCGCGCCCTTTTACCTGTATCAAGCCATGCGTTGTTTGGTGTCATCATGGGTTTTTACTTAGGAAGGGCAAAATTCGGTTTACCTAAAAAAGAAAAAAACTATATATGGTTATCTTTTCTCCTTCCGTTTTTATTTCACGGCATATACGACTATATTTTATTAACGCAAGAACGTTGGATATATTACATGCTCCCATTTATGATTTTTTTATGGTGGCTCGCTTTGCGAAAAGTCAAACTTGCGAGAGGGATGACGATCGAGATGACCCAATCATCAAGCCAGGCGTAACGCTTGGCTTTTTTTATTTATGCAAGTCCTTTCGCTTTTCTTATGTATAAAAACGTTATTGTGACAAAAAATAGCGTCAAAAGGTATTGTTTACACATCAAGGGAGGAGTCACAATGCGCAAATGGTTCATTTGTTTATTTTTGATTTTTTCATTTAGTTATACATCGCAGACGCACGCGTTTTCCAAACAAGTCATCCAACGCGGAGCTGTCGGCGATGATGTGATTGAACTACAAGCACGATTGCAATATCTCGGCTTTTACAGAGGGAAAATTGATGGAGTGTTCGGTTGGCGAACGTATTGGGCGCTAAGAAACTTTCAATACAAATTTAAATTGCCTGTCGATGGGTTAGCAGGAGAAACGACGAAGCAAAAACTCGTACGCGCATCAAAATATTACAAATCATTTGTTCATAACAATTTGCGAAAAGGAAATACGTTTACTCATTACGGCGGCGTTCCGTTAAGCAAACAAGTGAAAGCACGTAAAACAAAAACAAAAAATCAAGCCACTGCTACAAAAGCGACAAATACAAAACAAATGGCTGTAAAGCGCGTCAAATCCGCTGCAGTAAACGTTCCAAACGGATTCTCACAAAATGATATACAGCTTATGGCAAACGCTGTACACGGTGAAGCACGCGGGGAACCATATATCGGACAAGTGGCTGTTGCCGCAGTCATTTTAAATCGCATCAATAGCCCTTCGTTTCCGAACACCGTCGCAGGCGTTATTTTTGAGCCAGGAGCGTTTACAGCTGTCGCAGACGGACAAATTTGGCTCACCCCAAACGAAACGTCTCGCAAAGCGGTACTTGATGCCTTAAACGGATGGGATCCATCAAGTGGAGCGTTATATTATTTTAATCCACATACAGCGACAAACGGGTGGATTTGGAGCCGTCCGCAAATTAAAC from Anoxybacillus gonensis includes these protein-coding regions:
- the cmk gene encoding (d)CMP kinase, with translation MEKKISIAIDGPAAAGKSTVAKRLAEALSYVYIDTGAMYRALTYCALQRGVDVHNEKQLMNVLHDTYIELKPSPIGQLVLANGEDVTEAIRKNDVTNNVSYVAKHPAVREEMVKRQRELGQHGGVVMDGRDIGTHVLPHAEVKIFLLASVEERAKRRHEENVARGIPSNLEQLKEEIAQRDRIDSERSVAPLKKAEDAIEIDTTSLSIDEVVDRIMRIVQERVKG
- a CDS encoding YpfB family protein; this encodes MKKIERMLWKLAIIQFIFLFIAQFVVSYSSIAPYIVKVIRYEGVMKNSATKTIETFDQR
- the prsW gene encoding glutamic-type intramembrane protease PrsW, coding for MWAIISAGIAPGLALLSYFYLKDEYETEPLSLVLRMFLYGTFLVFPLMFIQHVLKVEHMLPNAFVEAFLSTSLLEEFFKWFVFYYAIYDHREFNEPYDGIVYGVSVSLGFATLENILYLFANGVEFAVTRALLPVSSHALFGVIMGFYLGRAKFGLPKKEKNYIWLSFLLPFLFHGIYDYILLTQERWIYYMLPFMIFLWWLALRKVKLARGMTIEMTQSSSQA
- the sleB gene encoding spore cortex-lytic enzyme encodes the protein MRKWFICLFLIFSFSYTSQTHAFSKQVIQRGAVGDDVIELQARLQYLGFYRGKIDGVFGWRTYWALRNFQYKFKLPVDGLAGETTKQKLVRASKYYKSFVHNNLRKGNTFTHYGGVPLSKQVKARKTKTKNQATATKATNTKQMAVKRVKSAAVNVPNGFSQNDIQLMANAVHGEARGEPYIGQVAVAAVILNRINSPSFPNTVAGVIFEPGAFTAVADGQIWLTPNETSRKAVLDALNGWDPSSGALYYFNPHTATNGWIWSRPQIKRIGKHIFCK
- a CDS encoding flagellar brake protein, translated to MIKIGVPLMLEPKYSEKIENYKCKVAEMGNGKIYIDYPIDMSTNRTAFLLDGTQLKVSFVGEDEAVYAFEAEVLGRTKRNIPLLILSYPGDEHLIRIQRRQFLRVDAIVDVAVHPLNDEFAPFTTVTSDISAGGAAIVLPNNETGVKHGMTIDIWLVLHMRSGDYHYLHFPARVVRIFEENVLKASLEFLEVNDVDRLTLIRYSFEKQLKTRKKEQLDA
- a CDS encoding lysophospholipid acyltransferase family protein; this translates as MSFYTFARALVKQVLTPLYRIEVSGVEHIPKEGAVIICANHISNLDPPVVGITCPRPVHFMAKEELFRTPIVKQLVSRLHAFPVRRGMGDREALRTGLALLKEKHVLGLFPEGTRSKDGKLKKGLAGAGFFALRSDAVVVPCAIVGPYRIGKKLKVVYGAPIDFTPWRERKASADEVTAVIMEHIQQLLHEHQ